From Salvia splendens isolate huo1 chromosome 3, SspV2, whole genome shotgun sequence, a single genomic window includes:
- the LOC121795453 gene encoding BTB/POZ domain-containing protein At5g03250-like has product MAYMRLGSKSEAFHRDGHTWQCTSGLISDVTVEIGEMSFHLHKFPLLSRSGLLEKLISEMPNADVSPCVLQLSQLPGGAKSFELVAKFCYGVKIELTSMNVVSLRCASEYLQMSEEYGEGNLIAQTETFLTEVFGNWTDTIKALETCEEVLVHAEELHIVTRCIHSLSVKACADPNLFGWPVAGCSEAGRPSGAGFWNGICTGSKNLSVTDDWWYEDVSFLSMPLYKRMIQAVEAGGMKAENVAGALVFYAKKYIPQMNRQSSFKNLKTCSTISIPSESDQGSLLEELVELLPYKKGVVHTRFLLRLLRTAMVLQASQPCRDNLERRIGLQLDQSALEDLLIPNIGYSVETLYDIDCFQRILDHFMSIEQASTAVSPCIITEESQLAGDGTNSLTSLTMVANLLDAYLAEVAPDINLKFPKFLSLAAAIPDYARPIADGIYRAIDIYLKAHAWLEHADREKMCRLMNCQKLSLEASTHAAQNERLPLRVIVQVLFFEQLRLRTSISGWLFVSDNLDSSQDPSSVLPTSKWRYNNLRERVSELEKECLAMREEFRKVKAKRSWNIFWRRSNAKAQKPCSNEKKHHQKSELAS; this is encoded by the exons ATGGCGTACATGCGGCTTGGTTCCAAATCTGAAGCCTTTCACCGCGACGGCCATACTTG GCAGTGCACTTCTGGTTTAATCAGCGATGTAACTGTTGAAATTGGTGAAATGTCGTTTCATCTTCACAAG TTTCCTCTGCTATCGAGAAGTGGACTGCTTGAGAAGCTTATTTCGGAAATGCCTAATGCTGATGTATCGCCTTGTGTTTTACAATTGAGTCAGCTTCCCGGTGGAGCGAAATCGTTTGAGCTAGTTGCGAAATTCTGCTATGGTGTCAAAATCGAGCTGACATCGATGAATGTGGTTAGTCTTCGATGTGCATCTGAGTACCTCCAGATGAGTGAAGAGTATGGAGAGGGGAATCTGATTGCACAAACTGAGACGTTTCTGACGGAAGTGTTTGGCAATTGGACGGACACGATCAAGGCTCTTGAGACTTGTGAGGAGGTTCTGGTGCACGCGGAAGAGCTCCACATTGTGACGAGATGCATACATTCTTTGTCAGTGAAGGCGTGCGCGGATCCTAATTTGTTTGGCTGGCCTGTAGCAGGGTGCAGCGAGGCAGGACGGCCTTCAGGGGCTGGGTTTTGGAACGGGATATGCACTGGTTCGAAGAACCTATCAGTGACTGATGATTGGTGGTATGAGGATGTGTCCTTCCTTAGTATGCCTCTGTATAAACGGATGATCCAAGCTGTGGAGGCGGGAGGGATGAAGGCCGAGAATGTGGCGGGGGCATTAGTGTTCTATGCCAAGAAGTATATACCACAGATGAATAGGCAGTCCAGCTTCAAGAATTTGAAGACGTGTTCGACTATCTCCATCCCATCTGAGTCGGACCAAGGgtcgctccttgaggagctagTGGAGTTGTTGCCTTACAAGAAAGGGGTGGTGCATACGAGGTTCCTTCTCAGGCTGCTACGAACTGCCATGGTGCTGCAGGCGAGTCAGCCGTGCAGGGATAATCTGGAGAGGCGAATTGGGCTGCAGTTAGATCAATCTGCTTTGGAGGATCTTTTGATACCAAACATTGGATATTCTGTGGAAACGTTGTACGATATAGACTGTTTTCAGAGAATTCTGGACCATTTTATGTCGATAGAACAGGCTTCAACGGCTGTTTCCCCGTGCATTATTACGGAAGAAAGTCAGCTAGCAGGAGACGGGACGAATTCATTGACATCTTTAACCATGGTGGCTAATCTTCTAGATGCTTATCTTGCTGAAGTTGCTCCTGATATTAATTTGAAGTTTCCAAAGTTCCTGTCTCTTGCTGCTGCCATTCCTGACTATGCTAGGCCAATTGCAGATGGAATTTATCGCGCTATTGATATATATCTCAAG GCGCACGCTTGGCTGGAACACGCTGATAGGGAGAAAATGTGTCGACTGATGAACTGTCAAAAGCTTTCGTTGGAGGCCAGCACTCATGCTGCCCAAAATGAGAGGCTGCCTCTGAGAGTAATTGTGCAAGTCTTGTTCTTTGAGCAGCTGCGGCTGCGCACATCAATCTCCGGCTGGCTCTTTGTTTCAGACAACCTAGATAGCTCCCAGGATCCGAGCTCGGTTCTTCCAACATCCAAGTGGCGCTATAACAACTTGAGGGAACGTGTCAGTGAGCTTGAGAAGGAGTGCCTGGCCATGAGAGAGGAGTTCAGGAAGGTTAAAGCAAAGAGGAGTTGGAATATATTTTGGAGAAGAAGCAATGCTAAGGCCCAGAAACCATGCAGCAACGAGAAGAAGCATCATCAAAAGAGCGAGTTGGCAAGTTAA